The genomic DNA AAACTCATGGCTGGTCATATTGTGGAAAAGTGGTGGAGTGCTCAGCCCCTCCAAAGTTCAGGAAACATCACAATTAAAGGGCAGAAAAAATTTAAGAGCCATGGCATGACATGGGTGCTGTGAAGTATTATCTTTTGTCTATGACACTTCCATTGCACTCATGTGCTCACAGCATCTGTGGATACCTACTACAAGACTAGACACATTATCATTCCATCATGGGGTGGAAATGGAACCCATGGGATACAACCTCCCTCAGAAGCTACTGACAATAAATGTTTGGTGGATGAAGGAGTTTTTCTTCAATGGTGCAGCCTTTCATGACTTCACTGTTCTCCAGTATTTATCTCCTACACATATGCTTATGCAAGAAACCTTAAATAAATCAAAAGTCACAAAAAATCACATGAAAAGAGCAGGAAGTCTGGTTGAAGATAAACAGGGATTCCACATGAGTGGGAGTGAGTAGATCAAGGCAATGCGAGCTAAAAATGACCAGAATCCATTATCCATTCATGTGAttgtcaaaaattaaaaaggaacaagaaaacaaatacatcttAAACAAAATAATTCATTTAAGATGATACTTTCTTCTAACTCTGAAAAGCACATTTCATTTCCACTACAGGAAAAGTGGGTTCCTCCCTCACACTCCAGTGTGTCATTAATtactaaggaaggagaaaaacattCTGCATTTAATTGGTCTTATTTTCTTTCCATCtcacttcccctctcctctcttttcttcaatCTCTCTGCCATTCTCCTCACAGAATGCAAATGAATGCAAAATCATATTATATCATTGTTCTATAGGATACATCATAACATACACAGGCCTGCATAGTGCAGAGtgggttcctgcctctgggtttctGGTACCTTTCTGGAAGAAATTCCTCAGGCTCTGGCCAGTGCTGTGGGTCATGTTGAAGAGTATAAAATGGAATCATCACCACTGACCCTTTGGGTATAAACACACCATCAAGTTTTATATCTTTTTTACAGACTCTCTCAAGTCTATAACCAATTGGATACAATCTGGGGGTTTCATTCAACACCATATCCAGATACTCCATTTCCATCACAGTATCATAGGTGGGAGGTgcctgggaagaaagaaaaagacttgtGCTGAGATCTTAGATTAACTTTTCAACTGTGTCTAGTGTTCAATTCTTAGTAGGTCCAAAGTCAGATCAGCAACTCAAAGGGCATTAATTAGTACTTACAATAaattttaaaggattttaaaaattgttttattttagataTGTAGGTGTTTTagttatatatgtttatgtacacCATATGAgtacagtgcccacagaagccataATAGAGCATCAGATTTACTGAACTAGAGTTAAAGCAGTTGAGACCTGCCAATTTCATGCTGAGACTCAAATATACCTTGATACTATGGAAgagtagccaatgctcttaaccatcgtGACATCTATCAAGCTCCTTACAAAATAGAATAACTATCACTTGGTGCCTGGGAGATGCTCAATTAGTGAAGGGTCTATTAGGTAAGCTTGGGGATGAGAGTTCACATAGAAATCATTTATGAAGCCAGACACAGTGACCCCAATCTATAATCCCAGTAGCAGGTAGACTGAGATAGGGCATGCCTGGTGGTCACTGGCTAGACAACTTCACCCATCAATGAGCTCCATGTTTGGTAAAAGAAACTGTATCATAATACATGGTGGAGAGTGATTTAGAATTATACACAATGCAGGTCTAtgacctattctctctctctctctctctctctctctctctctctctctcacacacacacacacacacacacacacacacacacagagtgtacccatttacatacatccatacatacacacaaacaagcacacaccagagagagagagagagagagagagagagagagagagagagagagagagagagaatatatatatagatgatTTAGATACCAAGCCTCACACTTTGGCTTCTTTTCTTATAAATATACATAGATAGGGGAATCATGGCAGAGAGATGAGACAACCCATGAAGCTTAATGAAAGCCAAGACCGGCACCTCTCTGTGCACAGCTGGGACACAGTAGAACAAGAGAAGCAGAGAGCTGTATGCTAAGTGCATATCTTCAATCTCACATGGGTTGGCGATACTTGGTCCTCTTCTGGTCCTAGATAACAGATACACCAGGCCAAGCCCTTTGCTGAAAAACCCTCTGTTGGCATGAGAGGGTttattgtccatttcttcttctgtgGCCCCTTTATGATCATTTCTAAACTGTGCTGGGAAAAATCAGTGATTGTGCTCTGGTTAAAAATTATCAAGGGCTGCTGAGATCTCTTAGTGAGCAAAGGCACCTGCCCTGGAGCCTACTGACCTGATTTGGAACTTGAAAACTCATGTAGTAAAGAGTGAACAAATTCCGTCAAGTTGTTTTTTGACatctacacacataccacagcacGCATGCCCACATAGGAATATAAACTCATACTaagtatgtacacatataaataccatatgcatatacatatatatgtatacaatatgcatataaatatgtacatacgtacatacacacatacatatataatacatacatacttacatacatacaaatacgtAAAAGAATTGCACCTGAATTTGAAAGTTGTCTCAGTCGTTTGAATCCTTACACTCATGCTCATTCACAGATacacctacaaacacacacattcacgcaaAATATttacacacccccacacacaagaTACACAAAGTAACCCTCAGTCaaacactctgtctctgtctttgtctcattctctctctgtgtctctgcctttgcctctgtctctgcaggTGATAAAAATGTGTCTTTGTTGAGACTTTTCCTTTTACCTCCCACACAATCTTCTCACCTTATTGGGTAGAGCCCTGTCGATTTCCTCCTGCAGTTTCTTCTGGCTGTCAGGGTGAGTGGCCAGGGAATACAAGACAAAGGAAAGTGTGCTGCTGGTGGTTTCATAGCTagcaaaaataaagataattgcCTGGGCTACAATTTCAATGTCAGACAGGGCTGGAAGTAAGAAAACATCTCAGGTAAGTCATGATAGGAGGGACCATCACAGAGTAGATGAGGACAAAATCATAAGTCATGTCCAGATGGACTGTCACAGAAGAGAtgaggagaaaaatgaaatgagcCCTCATGTTTCTAGAGAGACAATGGAGATGTCAGTCACTCTGAGACTATCATCACTGTGACAGACTTGTGACACATTTAGAAAAGGAGAATGCTTCAGGCAGGTTGTTCCAATGTTTCTTCTGTTCCACATCATCCCAGTAGGCAGTTTCCAGACATAGATTTCTtgcttgtaaaatttatttttatttatgggcATTTCTGCAACTCTGAGCACAGGTGGTGCCATCTGGGGGGTGCTATGTGTTGGAGGagggtgcccatggagaccagaagaggacactggaggCCATAGAACTAGTTACAGACTGTGGTACATCTTTTACCATGAATTCTGTGATTATGTTGTTGGTAAATTCTTTCTCTCAATTAGTTTAAGCCCTTACTACTAAACTGAAACTGGACTGTAAATCCACAATCGatggctatttttaaaattaatatttattttagcaatcaaaaatgaaacagaaagtcTGAGGATATGCAGCCCAGAGATGGGAGTATGGCAACAtgggttcagttccagcactTTAAACACCAGACatggttatgtttgtgttctgtgttacacTGGAATATTGACTAGAGAGAAGAGAGCCAGTGATGGAGGAATTTGTCTTCTCAGCAGCAAGGGAATCAGCCCTCAAGGACTGCACACTGAGAGGTTCCTAGAAGCTCTATTTTTACACAAAAGGCAAGTTTAGCAAGTCAATTTCCACATACAAAAACCTCCTACCTGATAGTGGGCTTGTCTTGAAAGACCTAAGCAGTTCTCAGCCATAGGAGACTGTTTGGTTTGCCGGGTATGCCTTTACACAAAGTTATGCAAAGACTCTGGGAATACTTCCAAAGAACATCATAAAATCTCAGATAACAATCACTGACAGAAGGCTACTTCAAAGCAGAGGTGCCATCCCTCAAGATTCATGCCAGATACAATGGTTCTGCTAAAACTCTGCTGCATAGTAGCACATGCCAGTAGTCTCAGGAGTTAAAAGTCATTCTCAGGCACATGGTGAATGTCCATCAACCTAGGCTACATGGACCTGTGGCAAAAGGGGGATGTGGTATACAAGAATTTGAATTAGCTGTTCACATGAAAGGGTTTCAAGTGGGGAAACAGGAGAGGACTCAAAACACAGAGTACTGGGTGACTTTAAACAGTAAATGTGGGACCTAAAAGATCACACTGCTGCATATAACATAATGATAACATAGTGAGTGTATGGGAAATAATTGAATAAGTAAAAATGGAAGACTACCTTTCCTTATCTTAAGGAAATAAGACAGAGTTGGATTGAGAAAGATACTACATTCATTCATCTGTTATCTGTACACACACCTACCTTGTGCACATGAGTAAACACTCCTGCAATGCATGTACaatacaaagaatataaaaaaccATTAAGTGTATTTTTTATGGTTTATTAAGATAGAGGTTTTCTGTGTAGTACTGGCATCTATGATGTAGACCAGGCAGCCCTTCAAGagaaagagatccacctgcctctacctcccaagtgctaggactaaagacaTGCTCCGGGACTGCCCATGAGTGATTTTTAAGTAcatgaaagaatgaacagaactagAGAATTTGTATGAAGAGGTTTTTCTCATAAGTTACTTAAACATTACACAAAGGAAAAGTAAATCTTTACCATGGATTATCGTAGAAAACACATGTCTACTAGGGGTTCCCAGAGAGCTTCTGCACCATTTGGGTACTTGTCCCCTGACTGGTTCTTTTGACATGGATGTCTAGGCAGAGGTCTGGGACTGTGATAGGAAGACACAAACAGCACCTGTGCTCATGCAGGTAACACAGAGACCATTGGAGATATCCATCATGACCATACTTTGTTAAGAGCAAACTTTTGCCCATGTGCATCCAGAAATTCCAAGTTGATAATAGCCATGTCTGTTTTCCATCAACTTGGCAGAAGTATCCCTTTACTGAGAAAAGCCCCTGTGTGACCACCCCTACTCCACAAGAGCTTCCTCAACAGTAGTATCCCTCTACCTTGACAGGCCTGTGTATATATATTCTGAGCAACTTACCCACTCCCCAAGAGCTGCCTTGTCCATAGACCAGGAAAGGTTTGCTTACCTTTATGAGACACTTTGTCTTTGGAATTATTATGAGCATTCATCATCAGCTGAAGAAAATCCACTCGGtgctggaaggagaaagagaagttaCCAAAATGGAAGGTCAAAGGTAAGGTCAGAGGTGGATTAGGAGTACAGAACCTTAATTCTCTCATTTCTGAGAACATGGTTCCCTTAAATTCAAAACTGTGGCTAAGATTGCTTGAGTCATCAAGGAACAAAAGCAAGAGTGGATAAACTAGGATTAGCTTCCTCTTCCACCACGTTTACAAAAAATTACAATAGACACAAGCTTAAACAATcacttttattctttgaaaatgtttttgaaaGCAAGAAACACATTTCCTTTTCAGTAACTTGTATTTGTTATTGGAGagtttcatacatgtacacaatcaAATATGGTCAACTCCACACCACTGTTTCCTCCATCTAAGTCCTTCTATATCAACTGTAACATTTCTTCCTCCATACCCCATGACCTATTTTTAAACACCCACTAATTCTATCTAGTGATCTGCACATATGCATGGCTGTGGAGCCATCCACTGCCACATGTGAAACCTACCAGTGTCAATATCCTTCCTCCACTGCCAATTGTTCCTCTCCAAAGGTCAGAGCTTGGAGAGATCCTGTCCTATCTATGCTGGAGTTTTGACAGTCTTGATCATGCTCAGGTCTTATACCTTCATTCCTTATGCAGGATATTCTAGTTTTCATTCCTATTGATAAGAATTAATTCCTGGCTTAttatcaataatttttaaaaaaaatataacttCTCCCCCAGAAAATatactctttctctctgtgtattaGTCTAGCCTTTTCTACCTGTCATTAATACAGAGCTCAAGTGTCACAGCCCAACATGTTTTCAAACTGTGACCCCCTCATGAAACCAACACTTTCTACCTTATGCTTAGAATCCAGGCGGGTTTGCTTCATTCTGTACACAAATTTTTGGAAAAATGCTACTGAATCCTTTGGGAAGAGGCAGATATTTAACATCTCATATATGGGGGTGAGGAATGGAAAGAGTACTGGAACAGAAAAAAGATAAGTTTTATTGGAAATGCAAGTTTcatttaaataaatcataaagCAATCCCAAGAATAAGTCACCAAAGTCGCagcaaagccatctctccatgacCTTCCCTCACACTGAGTCAGCACTGTACTGCTGCCACCACTCTGTGGAGTAACCAAAGCTGTAACCTGATTCTTAAGTTTAATTCTACTCCTGGAGTTCATGTGGATTCACAAAGGCCATTGAAATGGCTCAACAGCTAAAGATTTTTGCAGAAAAAGCTAacaacccgagtttgatccctcGATCCCACTGTGGGAATGAAAAGTTGTGCTCTGATCTACACATGCCACACAAAAGTCAAATCATTCAACCATATGAAGAACAGGCAAGGTCACACcgagaaatcctgtttcaaaaagacCCAACCACAAAGGCAGATAAACAAAAAGTAGGGAGAATGAAAAAATCACATATTCTCCCTCACTTCCAGATTCTAGCCTACATGAATAACCACGTGGGAAGATCTGAGTGTAGGTAGCATTTAACACTTACAAGGAGGTGCATAGAATAATATTAGGTGACAAGAATGGAATGTAGGCAAAGGGATACATGAAATATAATTGTATGGAAATATAACTGACAGGGAAAATTATTAAAACCCTAAATTACACATCATGGTTAATTGTACCCAGACTATATATAAATAACAGTTAACACTCCCAGAAGAGCCAGGCTTAATTTCCAGTATCCAAgtggttgctcacaaccacctataactccaggtcAAGGAGATCCAAGGCCCCCTTATGGCCTCTTTATGCACTTTATGCATGCAGGCTAAACAcctatacacagaaaataaaaataaatagatcttataaaaatgataaagcaGTTGAGCTTTATCAATTGAAGATCTAGTCAGACAGTGGAagtgcattcctttaatccctgcactcagaggAGTTagatgagttcaagaccagcttattctatagagtgagttccaagctaCTGAATGATAGACAGAAGAAAACCTGaccttaaaaataaagagagGTCATGGGAGGTGATGGCGAGAGTAAGGGAGATGGAGAgtgagaagaagaggaaaagatctAAAAGCAGACACTAAAACATCGAAGTCCTTGCATTTCTGGCAGACGTTTACATGTAGAGTAGCTACGGCTGCTGTAGACAATGTACGTTCAATCACTTAATATGTTAAAAACTCAGTTACTTTCTAACTCAGCAAGGCTGATTCTGGAAATGacataaaaacacatatttaAACATAACCTTGTATAGGAAAGATCATAGCAGTGAAATCCATGGCAAACATGTAAGGCTGACTTCAATGGCCATCAACAGGTAGGGAGTAAAATTTGCTCCTAGACAAAGGATATAGTGATACTTGCTTCATTCAGTGTTTTGCTAAATGAAAGAGGCCTTTCACAGAGACCACATAGTGTATGATACCATTGATATGAAATGCCCAAAAtacacagatacagaggaagTGAATTGGTGGTTCCTTACGTCAAGGTTGCTTTAAAGTTGCAAAATGACTAGGACATAATTGACATTGGTAATGGGCCAGGTCAATTCAGTCAATGCTGACCCCTAAGAGATCAGAGTACAGAGAATAAGGGGCTGTTGAGTACTGGACCCTAAATGGGGCATCTATATCAGCACCCCACCCATCAAGGATCAAGGAACACATGAAAGAGGATGTGGAAATAAAGTCAGAGGCaggactacccaaagactatacatggactgaccctggactccaacctcataggtagcaatgaatagcctagtaagagcaccagtggaaggggaagcccttggtcctgccaagactgaatccccagtgaaggtgattgtttgggggagggtggtaatggggggaggatggagagtggAAGCCTatatataaggggagggggaggggttagggggatgttggcccggaaaccgggaaggggaataacaatcgaaatgtaaataagaaatactcaagttaataaagataaaaaaaaagtcagaggcaGGAATGGGGAGTGTGAAATACCATATCCTAGACACGGCATGACCCTCTCTCGGATCAAGCCAATGATATTGGTCAGCATCCGAGCAGGCATGAACTCAATTGGTCACCAAAGCAGATAAAAggacaggaaattgggaggaAGTTGTAATTCCATGTCTAAGTGATGTGGGAAGTTCGAGTTAGGGGTGGGTATAATCAAGGCAAATGGTATAGCTGTATGATCTTGCAACCATGGAGAGCTCTGAATTTGCAGAGAGCCAAATTGTACTTATAAATATTAGTATTTATACAAATgaaagaattctaaaataaaaccaGGACTCAGAAGTGcacactgtaatcccagccctcaagaggcagaggtagaggaaTCACTATAagctcaaggccaccctggtACACAGAGCAATCTCCAGgtcagctaggactacacagtgagaccctgtctgtctcaaagaaaaacaaagttcaaAAATAGAAGTAATTGGGCTACCTGTCTTTGAACATAGTGAAAATACTAAACTGTGCCTTTAGGGGATTAATTACATGGTAGGTGAACTACATACCACTAGAGCCAagtgggaagagaaaggcagaccTGGCAAATGGCCACATACAAGAGCAATGAATCACAAGGCAGAAAAACCACCCTCATACCTACTGACAAGAACAACGGATCAAAAAAGTCAAATCTTTGGAATTTCTTGACTTTCTCCACAAAAGGATCCTTTGGGTTGTTGATGGAATTGATGTTAACTTCAAATGATGTGCTGGTAATAACATCCATGCTGTAGGCACCAAACActctgagaagagagaggagtgggAATTTAACGCAGGCATCAGGGAGCGAGAAAGTATTCATATTCTCAGGAGACAGGAAATATCACCTCAATATAGACCAAGCCCTTCCCAGCCTACCCACCCTCTACCCCTGCAAGCTTCATACTGtcacatttgtttcttttaaattatatataatgtcATCTCCTGTCTAAAGGGGCAAGGACAATCATCTGGCCCACTGAAACTCCACCAGAAGGATGACCCTGTACCCCAGTTTCCCTATCTCCCATGATGACAGTGATGGACCAGCACTCACTCTTTCATAGCAAGAGGCTTGCCTTTCTCTACCTTTTGCTTCAAGTACTTTACCAAAATGTCTCCATAGTGTTCGATGATGGGGAACAtctaaacaaaaatgaaaagcctCCACAGTTAAAATGTGGACTCCAGTCACGTAGTTGCAGTTAAAAGAATTGCAGTCACCTCCTTGAGTCTTCCACTGGTAAATGTGGGGGACAGGAAGGCTCTATATCTTTTCCACTCCTCGTCCTTAGCTACAGAGATGGATTTGCTCATGATCCCCACTGGGCCAATATTCtagagttaaaaaaaagaagcctgTGAGAAATCAGGTGCATGTTTGGCTGCCTATTGTGGTTCCAACTTTATATTTCAGCATCCGTTTAAAAGTAAATATCTATGTGGCTAGAAATCTAGGTTCAGGGTTCAAGGAGAAGATGAGAACAAGATTTAGTTGATCTCCAGAGCTGTGCATATGGCATTTCACTTggagaaaaatagaaagataaCTTTGCATCAGACAAGTTCTCCAGGTCTATATGTCTCATATTTACATGAACAGAGTGAAAAGGATGCCTTCATatgctttgtgtctgtctgtctatctatgtgtctgtatatgtctgtctctctgtgggtctctctctgtctctctctctctgtctctgtctctctgtctctctctgtctctgtctctctctctctctctctctctctctctctctgtgtgtgtgtacacatgaatgtTGGttcacatgttcatgtgtgctcCAGTGAGGTCAGGTATCATTCTGTATATCTCTATATGGCCTTTATGAGGCAATGTCTCTATATGAATCTAGAAGACTCTGGTTTGACTAGAGTTGCTATGAAACAGGTCCCTATGATCTTCCTTTTTCCACATGTATCTCTAGAGTCACACATGAATGTTGCTCTGCCCAGCCTTTTTGTGGATGCCGAGGATGTAAACTTGGGTCCTTTAGTCATTGTTGAAGCCATCTGCCTAGGCCTGGGACACTTAAAAGATTTGATAGTTCggttttttaagaattattttactATCACATGGGTTTGGCCTAACATTGCTCATTTTATAATGTTAACTTTTATTCCCCAAACTGCTTACAGGAGTGTCAGCATGTAAGATACTGAGGGACCCTGACCCCAGTTGGCTCCAAttgttaaataaagatgccagaagTCAATGgctgggaaggacagacagaggtaggacttttaggattcacgagcttgggagagagaggtggaagCAGCAGAATCACCATGAGAGGAACATAGGGCAGACCAGCCACTTAAGTATTTAGGTAGATGGTTCTAGTGGCCATGTCCCCACTTGGGTCTGTGGAACCAAAGATCAAATTTGGATCGTAAAGAATGTTATCCTTGGAATACAGAAGGGGAGAGTTTTCTAGTCACCAAAAATATTAGAAATGCCCAGCTATtaagctagtcaaggcatattcaaattaacttgtgtgtgtgtgtgtgtggggtatctgtctatctgtatgtctgtatgtctgtctatctttctgtgttaTATCTGTCACAAtgcatatgtctatgtgtgtgtgtatataactgtgtgtatgtgtctatgtatttctgtgtgtttctgtatatatctgcctctgtatgtgtatgtctgtctatgtttgtttctgtgcttttgtctgtctctatgtatgtgtctgtctctgtgtgtgtgtgtgtgtgtgtgtgtgtgtatctctgtgtctgcaTCTGGCTCTCTGTAAGggtatctctctttctctgtctccctccatagctctgtctctttctatatatctctctgtctctttccccctctgtgtttgtgtatctctgattgtatgtgtatctctctgtgagTGATACACATGAATGCTAGTGCACATGCCCAGCTGTGCtcatatggagaccagaggtcacgCATCATTTTTTATACCTCTCTATTGTATTTTTGAGGCAAGGATCTCCTTGAATCTAGAAGGTTCTGCTTTGGCTAGAGTAGCTAGCAAACAAGCCACTAGGTGACAtgaggatggaactagaaatatcatcttCATTGAGGTAACCCACACCCCAAAATATTTGCATGGGATGTACTCACTTATGAGTGAATGTTACCCATAAAATACAGGGTAACCATGCTACCACATACAGACCAAAAGAAACTATGTAATGAGGAGTGCCCAAGGGAAGAAGCATGAATCAAACAGAACATGAAACAAAATAGACAGGGCAGGTGCATAGAGTGAAGGAACTGGATGTGACAGGGTGTGGACAGGGAAATAGGGATGAAGATCAGTTTTGGGAGGTTAGAGAGGGCTGCAAGACAGAACAGGGATCATTGGTTGAACATCTTTGGGACTAACCAGATACCTGGGATGGTGGAGGTTCTGAGAAGTCTATGGGGGTAACCCAAACTGAGATTCCAAGTCTCAAGCTGTGGATATGAAGACTGAAGTGGTCACCTCTTGTAGAGAAgcaggacttccagaggaggAAGGAGCACATCAATCCACACATAAAACCACCCATACAAAACTTTTCTTGCTAAAAATGGTGCAGGGATTAAGATGAGAGAAGACCAACTAATGACTGAACAAAGGTGAGACCAATACAAttagagagtataaataggagtATAAATGATCCTCTGCTATGCTTTCAGAACTAGCATAACTGAGTTCTCAGAGGCCTCATCCAGCAGCACGTAGGAAAAGATGCAGAGATCCTCAGCCAAAAATGGGGCAGAACTTGGGGAGTCATGTGCAAAAGTTTGAGGTAGGATTGAATAAGCCAGGAGGTTCAAGCATACCACATGAAAACCCACAGAGTCAAAAT from Rattus norvegicus strain BN/NHsdMcwi chromosome 12, GRCr8, whole genome shotgun sequence includes the following:
- the Cyp3a73 gene encoding cytochrome P450 3A2-like isoform X4, producing the protein MNSRSRIKLKNQVTALVTPQSGGSSTVLTQCEGRSWRDGFAATLVTYSWDCFMIYLNETCISNKTYLFSVPVLFPFLTPIYEMLNICLFPKDSVAFFQKFVYRMKQTRLDSKHKHRVDFLQLMMNAHNNSKDKVSHKAMKPPAAHFPLSCIPWPLTLTARRNCRRKSTGLYPISLEMIIKGPQKKKWTINPLMPTEGFSAKGLAWCICYLGPEEDQVSPTHAPPTYDTVMEMEYLDMVLNETPRLYPIGYRLERVCKKDIKLDGVFIPKGSVVMIPFYTLQHDPQHWPEPEEFLPERFSKENKGSIDPYVYLPFGNGPRNCIGMRFALMNMKLALTKVLQNFSFQLCEETQIPLKLSRQRLFGPEKPIVLKVVPRDAVITGA
- the Cyp3a73 gene encoding cytochrome P450 3A11-like isoform X11; translated protein: MMNAHNNSKDKVSHKAMKPPAAHFPLSCIPWPLTLTARRNCRRKSTGLYPISLEMIIKGPQKKKWTINPLMPTEGFSAKGLAWCICYLGPEEDQVSPTHAPPTYDTVMEMEYLDMVLNETPRLYPIGYRLERVCKKDIKLDGVFIPKGSVVMIPFYTLQHDPQHWPEPEEFLPERFSKENKGSIDPYVYLPFGNGPRNCIGMRFALMNMKLALTKVLQNFSFQLCEETQIPLKLSRQRLFGPEKPIVLKVVPRDAVITGA
- the Cyp3a73 gene encoding cytochrome P450 3A2-like isoform X5; this encodes MDVITSTSFEVNINSINNPKDPFVEKVKKFQRFDFFDPLFLSVVLFPFLTPIYEMLNICLFPKDSVAFFQKFVYRMKQTRLDSKHKHRVDFLQLMMNAHNNSKDKVSHKALSDIEIVAQAIIFIFASYETTSSTLSFVLYSLATHPDSQKKLQEEIDRALPNKHSLEMIIKGPQKKKWTINPLMPTEGFSAKGLAWCICYLGPEEDQVSPTHAPPTYDTVMEMEYLDMVLNETPRLYPIGYRLERVCKKDIKLDGVFIPKGSVVMIPFYTLQHDPQHWPEPEEFLPERFSKENKGSIDPYVYLPFGNGPRNCIGMRFALMNMKLALTKVLQNFSFQLCEETQIPLKLSRQRLFGPEKPIVLKVVPRDAVITGA
- the Cyp3a73 gene encoding cytochrome P450 3A2-like isoform X6, whose translation is MNTFSLPDACVKFPLLSLLRVFGAYSMDVITSTSFEVNINSINNPKDPFVEKVKKFQRFDFFDPLFLSVVLFPFLTPIYEMLNICLFPKDSVAFFQKFVYRMKQTRLDSKHKHRVDFLQLMMNAHNNSKDKVSHKALSDIEIVAQAIIFIFASYETTSSTLSFVLYSLATHPDSQKKLQEEIDRALPNKAPPTYDTVMEMEYLDMVLNETPRLYPIGYRLERVCKKDIKLDGVFIPKGSVVMIPFYTLQHDPQHWPEPEEFLPERFSKENKGSIDPYVYLPFGNGPRNCIGMRFALMNMKLALTKVLQNFSFQLCEETQIPLKLSRQRLFGPEKPIVLKVVPRDAVITGA
- the Cyp3a73 gene encoding cytochrome P450 3A2-like isoform X12, translated to MDLVSALSLETWLLLAIILVLFYRFGTRTHGIFKKQGIPGPKPLPFLGTVLNYYRGLWKFDMECYKKCGKIWGLFDGQTPVFAIMDTEMIKSVLVKECFSVFTNRRNIGPVGIMSKSISVAKDEEWKRYRAFLSPTFTSGRLKEMFPIIEHYGDILVKYLKQKVEKGKPLAMKEVFGAYSMDVITSTSFEVNINSINNPKDPFVEKVKKFQRFDFFDPLFLSVVLFPFLTPIYEMLNICLFPKDSVAFFQKFVYRMKQTRLDSKHKHRVDFLQLMMNAHNNSKDKVSHKALSDIEIVAQAIIFIFASYETTSSTLSFVLYSLATHPDSQKKLQEEIDRALPNKAPPTYDTVMEMEYLDMVLNETPRLYPIGYRLERVCKKDIKLDGVFIPKGSVVMIPFYTLQHDPQHWPEPEEFLPERFSKENKGSIDPYVYLPFGNGPRNCIGMRFALMNMKLALTKVLQNFSFQLCEETQIPLKLSRQRLFGPEKPIVLKVVPRDAVITGA
- the Cyp3a73 gene encoding cytochrome P450 3A2-like isoform X3: MNSRSRIKLKNQVTALVTPQSGGSSTVLTQCEGRSWRDGFAATLVTYSWDCFMIYLNETCISNKTYLFSVPVLFPFLTPIYEMLNICLFPKDSVAFFQKFVYRMKQTRLDSKHKHRVDFLQLMMNAHNNSKDKVSHKALSDIEIVAQAIIFIFASYETTSSTLSFVLYSLATHPDSQKKLQEEIDRALPNKHSLEMIIKGPQKKKWTINPLMPTEGFSAKGLAWCICYLGPEEDQVSPTHAPPTYDTVMEMEYLDMVLNETPRLYPIGYRLERVCKKDIKLDGVFIPKGSVVMIPFYTLQHDPQHWPEPEEFLPERFSKENKGSIDPYVYLPFGNGPRNCIGMRFALMNMKLALTKVLQNFSFQLCEETQVREKLSLQTVFYDTSEIK
- the Cyp3a73 gene encoding cytochrome P450 3A2-like isoform X1, with protein sequence MNSRSRIKLKNQVTALVTPQSGGSSTVLTQCEGRSWRDGFAATLVTYSWDCFMIYLNETCISNKTYLFSVPVLFPFLTPIYEMLNICLFPKDSVAFFQKFVYRMKQTRLDSKHKHRVDFLQLMMNAHNNSKDKVSHKALSDIEIVAQAIIFIFASYETTSSTLSFVLYSLATHPDSQKKLQEEIDRALPNKHSLEMIIKGPQKKKWTINPLMPTEGFSAKGLAWCICYLGPEEDQVSPTHAPPTYDTVMEMEYLDMVLNETPRLYPIGYRLERVCKKDIKLDGVFIPKGSVVMIPFYTLQHDPQHWPEPEEFLPERFSKENKGSIDPYVYLPFGNGPRNCIGMRFALMNMKLALTKVLQNFSFQLCEETQIPLKLSRQRLFGPEKPIVLKVVPRDAVITGA
- the Cyp3a73 gene encoding cytochrome P450 3A2-like isoform X2, with product MNTFSLPDACVKFPLLSLLRVFGAYSMDVITSTSFEVNINSINNPKDPFVEKVKKFQRFDFFDPLFLSVVLFPFLTPIYEMLNICLFPKDSVAFFQKFVYRMKQTRLDSKHKHRVDFLQLMMNAHNNSKDKVSHKALSDIEIVAQAIIFIFASYETTSSTLSFVLYSLATHPDSQKKLQEEIDRALPNKHSLEMIIKGPQKKKWTINPLMPTEGFSAKGLAWCICYLGPEEDQVSPTHAPPTYDTVMEMEYLDMVLNETPRLYPIGYRLERVCKKDIKLDGVFIPKGSVVMIPFYTLQHDPQHWPEPEEFLPERFSKENKGSIDPYVYLPFGNGPRNCIGMRFALMNMKLALTKVLQNFSFQLCEETQIPLKLSRQRLFGPEKPIVLKVVPRDAVITGA